A genomic stretch from Aedes albopictus strain Foshan chromosome 2, AalbF5, whole genome shotgun sequence includes:
- the LOC109426652 gene encoding uncharacterized protein LOC109426652 isoform X6, which yields MNLITTAALVVLMAVTATNADEWNWLNNGETFMDDLIREKRQDGSQNVTEVADDDIINYILDSGRQGRSLEGFDEIYTDPTIMQAIQNSDDAEARNIIKEKLCALGLMQCDGELVDGRRPYLNPQNLIYAQPVALKPVGRPIATIPVRGPPGPPQQGPQYIQKPPPQKPHQGPYGPPQPMPLPPPNRPQQKVGFSSQSSYGGPNSFQGSSSFNGLYSSQSNSFSSYPPKPLGPIYEGSDIPYEFENPNKPPGVIIGDGPTVLKTPPVEQHIHHHYHHIEGGKGDKTIVVNNPIPLSPEIITGSAVGGSSSSSNSLYSSGVYGNSGSTSLGGFSPAGGKDFDYQDLKGSSNSNNYGQFGNYASQSKPVSGASNNYYNQGPATFGSSSNTVYGSYAVDNAGSGSSSNSNYNGLSSGNYQSSQSQGGFHSSIPNLYKKELNVKGPANGLNSYSSDYSKYSQQYNGQYSNNNNNNNGQFNQNQYSINNGQYNGQNAQYNGQNGFSNRNEDCVCVPYDQCPAQDIVGRRDDLILPLDPRNLKTDIQADTEQVVITDAKGVMTIVQAPKNITAQARSANVTEPAKKITKREAAATAKSDKSDDKANIEPRQAYFGARPQQQQQQCPARSVCCRRPAYRPPQQPTHANLGKCGVRNAQGINGRIKNPVYVDGDSEFGEYPWQVAILKKDPKESVYVCGGTLIDNQYIITAAHCVKTYNGFDLRVRLGEWDVNHDVEFYPYIERDVISVQVHPEYYAGTLDNDLAILKMDRPVDFTGTPHISPACLPDKFTDFSGQRCWTTGWGKDAFGDYGKYQNILKEVDVPIVNHHQCQNQLRQTRLGYSYNLNPGFICAGGEEGKDACKGDGGGPLVCDRNGSWQVVGIVSWGIGCGKANVPGVYVKVAHYLDWINQVRGRF from the exons ATGAATCTCATAACCACCGCCGCACTGGTGGTGCTGATGGCCGTGACGGCCACCAATGCCGACGAATGGAACTGGCTGAACAACGGTGAGACCTTTATGGATGACCTGATCCGTGAGAAACGACAAGATGGTAGCCAAAACGTAACAGAAGTTGCTGATGACGACATCATCAACTACATCCTGGACAGCGGACGCCAAGGTCGAAGTTTGGAAGGCTTCGATGAAATCTACACCGACCCCACCATCATGCAAGCCATCCAAAATTCCGATGACGCTGAAGCTCGCAACATCATCAAGGAAAAGCTATGCGCCCTCGGACTTATGCAGTGCGACGGCGAACTTGTCGATGGTCGACGTCCATACCTTAACCCACAGAACCTTATCTACGCCCAACCCGTGGCCCTGAAACCTGTTGGTCGTCCAATCGCTACAATCCCTGTCCGTGGACCACCTGGCCCACCTCAGCAAGGCCCACAATACATTCAAAAACCTCCTCCACAAAAACCTCACCAAGGCCCTTATGGACCACCTCAACCCATGCCCCTCCCACCACCTAACCGTCCTCAGCAAAAAGTTGGATTTTCCTCTCAATCGTCCTACGGTGGTCCCAACTCCTTCCAAGGTAGTTCCTCCTTCAACGGTCTTTATTCCAGTCAATCCAATTCCTTTTCATCCTACCCTCCAAAACCTCTAGGTCCAATCTACGAAGGCAGTGACATCCCATACGAATTCGAAAACCCCAACAAACCACCAGGTGTCATTATTGGCGATGGTCCAACCGTATTGAAGACTCCGCCAGTTGAACAGCACATCCATCATCACTACCATCACATCGAAGGCGGAAAAGGTGACAAAACCATTGTCGTCAACAATCCCATCCCACTGTCTCCAGAAATCATCACTGGGTCCGCTGTCGGTGGTAGTTCTTCGTCCAGCAATAGCTTGTACTCGTCTGGTGTTTACGGAAACTCTGGAAGCACTAGCTTAGGTGGATTCAGTCCCGCTGGTGGCAAGGACTTCGATTACCAAGACCTGAAAGGATCTAGCAACAGCAACAACTACGGACAGTTCGGAAACTACGCTTCGCAATCCAAACCTGTAAGCGGTGCCTCAAACAATTACTATAACCAAGGACCTGCCACATTCGGTAGCTCGAGTAATACCGTCTACGGATCGTACGCTGTTGATAACGCTGGAAGTGGTAGTAGCAGCAACAGTAACTACAATGGATTGAGCAGCGGTAACTACCAGTCTAGTCAGAGCCAGGGAGGATTCCACTCATCCATCCCCAATCTATACAAAAAAGAACTGAACGTCAAAGGACCTGCCAATGGGTTGAACAGCTACAGCAGTGATTACAGCAAGTACAGCCAACAGTACAATGGACAGTACAgtaacaacaataacaataataatggcCAGTTCAATCAAAATCAATACTCGATCAACAATGGACAGTACAACGGCCAGAACGCTCAATACAACGGCCAAAACGGATTCAGCAATCGCAACGAAGATTGTGTCTGTGTCCCATACGATCAATGCCCAGCACAGGATATCGTTGGCCGCCGTGATGATTTGATCCTACCTCTGGATCCCCGTAATCTAAAGACTGACATCCAAGCCGACACCGAACAGGTTGTAATCACCGACGCTAAGGGAGTGATGACCATCGTTCAGGCTCCGAAGAACATAACCGCCCAGGCCCGATCTGCCAACGTTACCGAACCGGCCAAAAAGATTACTAAGCGTGAAGCTGCCGCTACAGCGAAGTCGGATAAGAGTGATGACAAGGCTAACATCGAGCCA CGTCAAGCATACTTCGGAGCTCGtcctcaacagcagcagcagcagtgtccAGCCCGCAGCGTTTGCTGCCGTCGTCCAGCTTACCGCCCGCCACAACAACCTACCCACGCCAACCTGGGCAAATGTGGCGTCCGCAACGCGCAAGGCATCAACGGTCGCATCAAGAACCCGGTCTACGTCGACGGTGACAGCGAGTTCGGTGAATACCCATGGCAGGTTGCCATCCTGAAGAAGGACCCCAAGGAATCGGTTTACGTCTGTGGAGGTACTTTGATCGACAATCAGTACATCATCACCGCGGCCCATTGTGTCAAAAC TTACAACGGCTTCGATCTCCGCGTTCGTCTCGGCGAATGGGACGTAAACCATGACGTTGAGTTCTATCCGTACATCGAACGGGATGTCATCTCCGTGCAGGTTCACCCCGAGTACTACGCTGGCACCCTGGACAACGATCTGGCCATTCTGAAGATGGACCGCCCGGTGGACTTCACCGGAACTCCACATATCTCCCCGGCTTGTCTGCCGGACAAGTTCACCGATTTCTCCGGACAGCGCTGCTGGACTACCGGCTGGGGTAAGGATGCCTTCGGCGATTACGGCAAGTACCAGAACATCCTCAAGGAGGTGGACGTCCCGATCGTGAACCACCACCAGTGCCAGAATCAACTCCGCCAGACTCGCCTCGGATATAGCTACAATCTGAACCCGGGCTTCATTTGCGCCGGTGGTGAGGAGGGTAAGGATGCCTGCAAGGGTGACGGAGGTGGCCCATTGGTGTGCGACCGCAACGGAAGCTGGCAAGTCGTTGGTATTGTATCGTGGGGTATTGGCTGCGGTAAGGCTAACGTGCCCGGAGTCTACGTGAAGGTTGCACACTACCTGGACTGGATCAACCAGGTTCGTGGGCGATTCTAA
- the LOC109426652 gene encoding uncharacterized protein LOC109426652 isoform X5 codes for MNLITTAALVVLMAVTATNADEWNWLNNGETFMDDLIREKRQDGSQNVTEVADDDIINYILDSGRQGRSLEGFDEIYTDPTIMQAIQNSDDAEARNIIKEKLCALGLMQCDGELVDGRRPYLNPQNLIYAQPVALKPVGRPIATIPVRGPPGPPQQGPQYIQKPPPQKPHQGPYGPPQPMPLPPPNRPQQKVGFSSQSSYGGPNSFQGPIYEGSDIPYEFENPNKPPGVIIGDGPTVLKTPPVEQHIHHHYHHIEGGKGDKTIVVNNPIPLSPEIITGSAVGGSSSSSNSLYSSGVYGNSGSTSLGGFSPAGGKDFDYQDLKGSSNSNNYGQFGNYASQSKPVSGASNNYYNQGPATFGSSSNTVYGSYAVDNAGSGSSSNSNYNGLSSGNYQSSQSQGGFHSSIPNLYKKELNVKGPANGLNSYSSDYSKYSQQYNGQYSNNNNNNNGQFNQNQYSINNGQYNGQNAQYNGQNGFSNRNEDCVCVPYDQCPAQDIVGRRDDLILPLDPRNLKTDIQADTEQVVITDAKGVMTIVQAPKNITAQARSANVTEPAKKITKREAAATAKSDKSDDKANIEPNIPTPAPGHSEGSNTVSFPRSRRSTDVPAPDHLEPIVKEIDSQAVPSEQVEVQEKSISAEKRQAYFGARPQQQQQQCPARSVCCRRPAYRPPQQPTHANLGKCGVRNAQGINGRIKNPVYVDGDSEFGEYPWQVAILKKDPKESVYVCGGTLIDNQYIITAAHCVKTYNGFDLRVRLGEWDVNHDVEFYPYIERDVISVQVHPEYYAGTLDNDLAILKMDRPVDFTGTPHISPACLPDKFTDFSGQRCWTTGWGKDAFGDYGKYQNILKEVDVPIVNHHQCQNQLRQTRLGYSYNLNPGFICAGGEEGKDACKGDGGGPLVCDRNGSWQVVGIVSWGIGCGKANVPGVYVKVAHYLDWINQVRGRF; via the exons ATGAATCTCATAACCACCGCCGCACTGGTGGTGCTGATGGCCGTGACGGCCACCAATGCCGACGAATGGAACTGGCTGAACAACGGTGAGACCTTTATGGATGACCTGATCCGTGAGAAACGACAAGATGGTAGCCAAAACGTAACAGAAGTTGCTGATGACGACATCATCAACTACATCCTGGACAGCGGACGCCAAGGTCGAAGTTTGGAAGGCTTCGATGAAATCTACACCGACCCCACCATCATGCAAGCCATCCAAAATTCCGATGACGCTGAAGCTCGCAACATCATCAAGGAAAAGCTATGCGCCCTCGGACTTATGCAGTGCGACGGCGAACTTGTCGATGGTCGACGTCCATACCTTAACCCACAGAACCTTATCTACGCCCAACCCGTGGCCCTGAAACCTGTTGGTCGTCCAATCGCTACAATCCCTGTCCGTGGACCACCTGGCCCACCTCAGCAAGGCCCACAATACATTCAAAAACCTCCTCCACAAAAACCTCACCAAGGCCCTTATGGACCACCTCAACCCATGCCCCTCCCACCACCTAACCGTCCTCAGCAAAAAGTTGGATTTTCCTCTCAATCGTCCTACGGTGGTCCCAACTCCTTCCAAG GTCCAATCTACGAAGGCAGTGACATCCCATACGAATTCGAAAACCCCAACAAACCACCAGGTGTCATTATTGGCGATGGTCCAACCGTATTGAAGACTCCGCCAGTTGAACAGCACATCCATCATCACTACCATCACATCGAAGGCGGAAAAGGTGACAAAACCATTGTCGTCAACAATCCCATCCCACTGTCTCCAGAAATCATCACTGGGTCCGCTGTCGGTGGTAGTTCTTCGTCCAGCAATAGCTTGTACTCGTCTGGTGTTTACGGAAACTCTGGAAGCACTAGCTTAGGTGGATTCAGTCCCGCTGGTGGCAAGGACTTCGATTACCAAGACCTGAAAGGATCTAGCAACAGCAACAACTACGGACAGTTCGGAAACTACGCTTCGCAATCCAAACCTGTAAGCGGTGCCTCAAACAATTACTATAACCAAGGACCTGCCACATTCGGTAGCTCGAGTAATACCGTCTACGGATCGTACGCTGTTGATAACGCTGGAAGTGGTAGTAGCAGCAACAGTAACTACAATGGATTGAGCAGCGGTAACTACCAGTCTAGTCAGAGCCAGGGAGGATTCCACTCATCCATCCCCAATCTATACAAAAAAGAACTGAACGTCAAAGGACCTGCCAATGGGTTGAACAGCTACAGCAGTGATTACAGCAAGTACAGCCAACAGTACAATGGACAGTACAgtaacaacaataacaataataatggcCAGTTCAATCAAAATCAATACTCGATCAACAATGGACAGTACAACGGCCAGAACGCTCAATACAACGGCCAAAACGGATTCAGCAATCGCAACGAAGATTGTGTCTGTGTCCCATACGATCAATGCCCAGCACAGGATATCGTTGGCCGCCGTGATGATTTGATCCTACCTCTGGATCCCCGTAATCTAAAGACTGACATCCAAGCCGACACCGAACAGGTTGTAATCACCGACGCTAAGGGAGTGATGACCATCGTTCAGGCTCCGAAGAACATAACCGCCCAGGCCCGATCTGCCAACGTTACCGAACCGGCCAAAAAGATTACTAAGCGTGAAGCTGCCGCTACAGCGAAGTCGGATAAGAGTGATGACAAGGCTAACATCGAGCCA AACATTCCAACACCAGCACCAGGACATTCCGAAGGTAGTAACACGGTTAGCTTCCCACGTAGTCGTCGATCCACCGACGTCCCGGCTCCGGACCATTTGGAACCCATCGTCAAGGAAATTGATTCACAGGCTGTACCTAGTGAACAGGTAGAGGTACAGGAAAAATCTATTTCAGCAGAGAAG CGTCAAGCATACTTCGGAGCTCGtcctcaacagcagcagcagcagtgtccAGCCCGCAGCGTTTGCTGCCGTCGTCCAGCTTACCGCCCGCCACAACAACCTACCCACGCCAACCTGGGCAAATGTGGCGTCCGCAACGCGCAAGGCATCAACGGTCGCATCAAGAACCCGGTCTACGTCGACGGTGACAGCGAGTTCGGTGAATACCCATGGCAGGTTGCCATCCTGAAGAAGGACCCCAAGGAATCGGTTTACGTCTGTGGAGGTACTTTGATCGACAATCAGTACATCATCACCGCGGCCCATTGTGTCAAAAC TTACAACGGCTTCGATCTCCGCGTTCGTCTCGGCGAATGGGACGTAAACCATGACGTTGAGTTCTATCCGTACATCGAACGGGATGTCATCTCCGTGCAGGTTCACCCCGAGTACTACGCTGGCACCCTGGACAACGATCTGGCCATTCTGAAGATGGACCGCCCGGTGGACTTCACCGGAACTCCACATATCTCCCCGGCTTGTCTGCCGGACAAGTTCACCGATTTCTCCGGACAGCGCTGCTGGACTACCGGCTGGGGTAAGGATGCCTTCGGCGATTACGGCAAGTACCAGAACATCCTCAAGGAGGTGGACGTCCCGATCGTGAACCACCACCAGTGCCAGAATCAACTCCGCCAGACTCGCCTCGGATATAGCTACAATCTGAACCCGGGCTTCATTTGCGCCGGTGGTGAGGAGGGTAAGGATGCCTGCAAGGGTGACGGAGGTGGCCCATTGGTGTGCGACCGCAACGGAAGCTGGCAAGTCGTTGGTATTGTATCGTGGGGTATTGGCTGCGGTAAGGCTAACGTGCCCGGAGTCTACGTGAAGGTTGCACACTACCTGGACTGGATCAACCAGGTTCGTGGGCGATTCTAA
- the LOC109426652 gene encoding uncharacterized protein LOC109426652 isoform X1 — MNLITTAALVVLMAVTATNADEWNWLNNGETFMDDLIREKRQDGSQNVTEVADDDIINYILDSGRQGRSLEGFDEIYTDPTIMQAIQNSDDAEARNIIKEKLCALGLMQCDGELVDGRRPYLNPQNLIYAQPVALKPVGRPIATIPVRGPPGPPQQGPQYIQKPPPQKPHQGPYGPPQPMPLPPPNRPQQKVGFSSQSSYGGPNSFQGSSSFNGLYSSQSNSFSSYPPKPLGPIYEGSDIPYEFENPNKPPGVIIGDGPTVLKTPPVEQHIHHHYHHIEGGKGDKTIVVNNPIPLSPEIITGSAVGGSSSSSNSLYSSGVYGNSGSTSLGGFSPAGGKDFDYQDLKGSSNSNNYGQFGNYASQSKPVSGASNNYYNQGPATFGSSSNTVYGSYAVDNAGSGSSSNSNYNGLSSGNYQSSQSQGGFHSSIPNLYKKELNVKGPANGLNSYSSDYSKYSQQYNGQYSNNNNNNNGQFNQNQYSINNGQYNGQNAQYNGQNGFSNRNEDCVCVPYDQCPAQDIVGRRDDLILPLDPRNLKTDIQADTEQVVITDAKGVMTIVQAPKNITAQARSANVTEPAKKITKREAAATAKSDKSDDKANIEPRLLGGGHGGEGGGGKKVVPTFGVSFGLPYPSYPLNPYGPNPAGNPYFGSIGANGLNLGLVNVNPLFSFQVTKDEYGDKVVKPLVNLHVTPTENIVHKVGHLLSAKKQNILHVFNQHDHVHNHYGYPPPPPVYRPPHGPPFVHGSPPAFGPTGPELIFTKPPGPVFNGPGPIYNGPGHLYPRPGPGPAYPGPIINRPPGPPFIPSGPSQPPFYGPRPPFYRDAASSSDVELDYNPSDIGRAANVSFPQQQPPIGNFQYQSVYPQNQPDSLNQNRVHYGRQYQNYQDSNVRLPPTQNIPTPAPGHSEGSNTVSFPRSRRSTDVPAPDHLEPIVKEIDSQAVPSEQVEVQEKSISAEKRQAYFGARPQQQQQQCPARSVCCRRPAYRPPQQPTHANLGKCGVRNAQGINGRIKNPVYVDGDSEFGEYPWQVAILKKDPKESVYVCGGTLIDNQYIITAAHCVKTYNGFDLRVRLGEWDVNHDVEFYPYIERDVISVQVHPEYYAGTLDNDLAILKMDRPVDFTGTPHISPACLPDKFTDFSGQRCWTTGWGKDAFGDYGKYQNILKEVDVPIVNHHQCQNQLRQTRLGYSYNLNPGFICAGGEEGKDACKGDGGGPLVCDRNGSWQVVGIVSWGIGCGKANVPGVYVKVAHYLDWINQVRGRF; from the exons ATGAATCTCATAACCACCGCCGCACTGGTGGTGCTGATGGCCGTGACGGCCACCAATGCCGACGAATGGAACTGGCTGAACAACGGTGAGACCTTTATGGATGACCTGATCCGTGAGAAACGACAAGATGGTAGCCAAAACGTAACAGAAGTTGCTGATGACGACATCATCAACTACATCCTGGACAGCGGACGCCAAGGTCGAAGTTTGGAAGGCTTCGATGAAATCTACACCGACCCCACCATCATGCAAGCCATCCAAAATTCCGATGACGCTGAAGCTCGCAACATCATCAAGGAAAAGCTATGCGCCCTCGGACTTATGCAGTGCGACGGCGAACTTGTCGATGGTCGACGTCCATACCTTAACCCACAGAACCTTATCTACGCCCAACCCGTGGCCCTGAAACCTGTTGGTCGTCCAATCGCTACAATCCCTGTCCGTGGACCACCTGGCCCACCTCAGCAAGGCCCACAATACATTCAAAAACCTCCTCCACAAAAACCTCACCAAGGCCCTTATGGACCACCTCAACCCATGCCCCTCCCACCACCTAACCGTCCTCAGCAAAAAGTTGGATTTTCCTCTCAATCGTCCTACGGTGGTCCCAACTCCTTCCAAGGTAGTTCCTCCTTCAACGGTCTTTATTCCAGTCAATCCAATTCCTTTTCATCCTACCCTCCAAAACCTCTAGGTCCAATCTACGAAGGCAGTGACATCCCATACGAATTCGAAAACCCCAACAAACCACCAGGTGTCATTATTGGCGATGGTCCAACCGTATTGAAGACTCCGCCAGTTGAACAGCACATCCATCATCACTACCATCACATCGAAGGCGGAAAAGGTGACAAAACCATTGTCGTCAACAATCCCATCCCACTGTCTCCAGAAATCATCACTGGGTCCGCTGTCGGTGGTAGTTCTTCGTCCAGCAATAGCTTGTACTCGTCTGGTGTTTACGGAAACTCTGGAAGCACTAGCTTAGGTGGATTCAGTCCCGCTGGTGGCAAGGACTTCGATTACCAAGACCTGAAAGGATCTAGCAACAGCAACAACTACGGACAGTTCGGAAACTACGCTTCGCAATCCAAACCTGTAAGCGGTGCCTCAAACAATTACTATAACCAAGGACCTGCCACATTCGGTAGCTCGAGTAATACCGTCTACGGATCGTACGCTGTTGATAACGCTGGAAGTGGTAGTAGCAGCAACAGTAACTACAATGGATTGAGCAGCGGTAACTACCAGTCTAGTCAGAGCCAGGGAGGATTCCACTCATCCATCCCCAATCTATACAAAAAAGAACTGAACGTCAAAGGACCTGCCAATGGGTTGAACAGCTACAGCAGTGATTACAGCAAGTACAGCCAACAGTACAATGGACAGTACAgtaacaacaataacaataataatggcCAGTTCAATCAAAATCAATACTCGATCAACAATGGACAGTACAACGGCCAGAACGCTCAATACAACGGCCAAAACGGATTCAGCAATCGCAACGAAGATTGTGTCTGTGTCCCATACGATCAATGCCCAGCACAGGATATCGTTGGCCGCCGTGATGATTTGATCCTACCTCTGGATCCCCGTAATCTAAAGACTGACATCCAAGCCGACACCGAACAGGTTGTAATCACCGACGCTAAGGGAGTGATGACCATCGTTCAGGCTCCGAAGAACATAACCGCCCAGGCCCGATCTGCCAACGTTACCGAACCGGCCAAAAAGATTACTAAGCGTGAAGCTGCCGCTACAGCGAAGTCGGATAAGAGTGATGACAAGGCTAACATCGAGCCA CGTTTGTTGGGAGGTGGCCACGGTGGTGAAGGAGGAGGTGGAAAGAAAGTTGTTCCTACCTTTGGGGTGTCCTTTGGTCTACCGTATCCTTCGTACCCGTTGAACCCTTACGGGCCGAATCCCGCCGGGAATCCCTACTTTGGTTCCATTGGTGCTAATGGTCTTAACCTTGGGTTGGTCAACGTTAATCCTCTGTTTTCCTTCCAAGTCACGAAGGATGAGTACGGCGATAAGGTCGTGAAACCACTCGTCAACCTCCACGTGACACCCACTGAAAATATTGTTCATAAAGTGGGCCACTTGTTGTCTGCTAAAAAGCAAAACATCTTGCACGTTTTCAATCAGCACGATCACGTACACAACCACTATGGTTACCCTCCACCACCGCCTGTCTACCGCCCTCCCCATGGACCACCATTCGTTCATGGTTCACCGCCAGCCTTTGGACCAACTGGTCCAGAACTTATTTTCACAAAACCCCCGGGACCCGTCTTCAACGGTCCCGGACCTATCTATAACGGTCCAGGACATCTATATCCTCGTCCTGGTCCAGGACCAGCCTATCCTGGCCCTATCATAAACCGACCTCCCGGCCCTCCGTTCATCCCAAGTGGTCCTTCACAACCCCCATTCTATGGACCAAGACCTCCCTTCTACCGTGACGCAGCTTCCTCCTCCGACGTAGAGCTAGACTACAATCCCAGCGACATCGGAAGGGCTGCCAACGTATCCTTCCCTCAGCAGCAACCCCCGATCGGTAACTTCCAGTACCAATCGGTTTATCCCCAGAACCAACCCGACTCCCTCAATCAGAATAGAGTACACTATGGTAGACAGTATCAAAACTATCAAGATAGTAACGTAAGACTTCCACCTACTCAGAACATTCCAACACCAGCACCAGGACATTCCGAAGGTAGTAACACGGTTAGCTTCCCACGTAGTCGTCGATCCACCGACGTCCCGGCTCCGGACCATTTGGAACCCATCGTCAAGGAAATTGATTCACAGGCTGTACCTAGTGAACAGGTAGAGGTACAGGAAAAATCTATTTCAGCAGAGAAG CGTCAAGCATACTTCGGAGCTCGtcctcaacagcagcagcagcagtgtccAGCCCGCAGCGTTTGCTGCCGTCGTCCAGCTTACCGCCCGCCACAACAACCTACCCACGCCAACCTGGGCAAATGTGGCGTCCGCAACGCGCAAGGCATCAACGGTCGCATCAAGAACCCGGTCTACGTCGACGGTGACAGCGAGTTCGGTGAATACCCATGGCAGGTTGCCATCCTGAAGAAGGACCCCAAGGAATCGGTTTACGTCTGTGGAGGTACTTTGATCGACAATCAGTACATCATCACCGCGGCCCATTGTGTCAAAAC TTACAACGGCTTCGATCTCCGCGTTCGTCTCGGCGAATGGGACGTAAACCATGACGTTGAGTTCTATCCGTACATCGAACGGGATGTCATCTCCGTGCAGGTTCACCCCGAGTACTACGCTGGCACCCTGGACAACGATCTGGCCATTCTGAAGATGGACCGCCCGGTGGACTTCACCGGAACTCCACATATCTCCCCGGCTTGTCTGCCGGACAAGTTCACCGATTTCTCCGGACAGCGCTGCTGGACTACCGGCTGGGGTAAGGATGCCTTCGGCGATTACGGCAAGTACCAGAACATCCTCAAGGAGGTGGACGTCCCGATCGTGAACCACCACCAGTGCCAGAATCAACTCCGCCAGACTCGCCTCGGATATAGCTACAATCTGAACCCGGGCTTCATTTGCGCCGGTGGTGAGGAGGGTAAGGATGCCTGCAAGGGTGACGGAGGTGGCCCATTGGTGTGCGACCGCAACGGAAGCTGGCAAGTCGTTGGTATTGTATCGTGGGGTATTGGCTGCGGTAAGGCTAACGTGCCCGGAGTCTACGTGAAGGTTGCACACTACCTGGACTGGATCAACCAGGTTCGTGGGCGATTCTAA